AGAAAGTGGGAAACAGTAGGTTTCAAAAAAAGAGAGAACCCCCCGCTTAGCCTCTTGCGATCCTCTTGTAGAGCCGCTTCTTGCTATCGTAGATGTTGACTTCCAGAGGCATCTGCCCTAGTAATGCGTGTGTACCGCAGGCTAAGCAGGGGTCATACGGTCTGAAGGCCATCTCAACCATGTTGAGTAACCCATCGTTGAC
Above is a window of Nitrososphaerota archaeon DNA encoding:
- a CDS encoding Ni/Fe hydrogenase subunit alpha, with the protein product VNDGLLNMVEMAFRPYDPCLACGTHALLGQMPLEVNIYDSKKRLYKRIARG